A region from the Arachis ipaensis cultivar K30076 chromosome B01, Araip1.1, whole genome shotgun sequence genome encodes:
- the LOC107607520 gene encoding uncharacterized protein LOC107607520, translating into MLEQGISTKGKRMPRVKATTIDEFLKKNGIDVEIEGPSTELSEDGEESMALDKDYYQHVMEDIDDEEGEPKKKKIRGKTTCKEIYARTMEQREEVTFDIGQLVGPTNQSVSNLTSFVGIIGRNKSFVRLLYTSWHAVPSKAKKFMWDYVNTKFILPDSEKKWVMQAIRDAWKRFKGKIKQKHFVPYDTIEDMVKNRPPQVPESGFIKLIYYWSHPLIQSKKQATQGKTEVSTSHGANQFRKSTSGYASNKGNKRGTKKV; encoded by the exons ATGTTGGAGCAAGGAATATCAACAAAGGGTAAGAGGATGCCAAGAGTAAAGGCTACAACAATTGACGAATTCTTAAAGAAAAATGGGATAGACGTGGaaattgaaggaccaagcactgaACTAAGTGAGGACGGGGAAGAAAGCATGGCACTTGATAAAGACTATTATCAACATGTGATGGAGGACATTGATGATGAAGAAG GAgagccaaagaagaagaaaatccgTGGAAAAACAACTTGCAAGGAGATTTATGCAAGGACTATGGAACAGCGGGAAGAAGTCACTTTTGATATTGGACAGCTCGTAGGACCAACCAACCAAAGTGTTTCTAATTTAACTAGTTTTGTTGGCATTATTGGTAGAAATAAAAGTTTTGTTCGTCTTTTGTACACTAGTTGGCATGCTGTTCCTTCTAAAGCTAAGAAGTTCATGTGGGACTATGTTAAC ACCAAGTTTATCCTCCCAGACAGTGAAAAAAAGTGGGTAATGCAAGCGATTCGAGACGCTTGGAAGCGGTTCAAAGGAAAGATTAAGCAAAAGCACTTCGTTCCCTATGATACTATTGAAGATATGGTGAAGAATCGACCCCCACAAGTACCAGAAAGTGGTTTCATAAAGTTGATCTATTATTGGAGTCATCCTTTAATCCAG TCAAAGAAACAAGCAACACAAGGAAAAACAGAAGTTTCCACATCGCATGGGGCCAATCAATTTCGGAAGAGTACGAGTGGCTATG CGagtaacaaaggaaacaaacgaGGAACCAAAAAGGTTTGA